In one Henriciella litoralis genomic region, the following are encoded:
- a CDS encoding DUF736 domain-containing protein: protein MATIGTFKKSANEYVGEIVTLSVQAKNVRIIPEEDRANDNAPSHRVFVGRVEIGAAWSKRSNEGRDYLSLKLDDPSFTAPIYANLFDDTVIEGEESYSLIWSRSRRQSGD from the coding sequence ATGGCCACCATCGGAACCTTCAAGAAGTCCGCCAACGAGTACGTCGGCGAAATCGTCACCCTCAGCGTTCAAGCGAAGAATGTAAGGATCATCCCGGAAGAGGATCGCGCGAACGACAACGCACCCAGCCACCGCGTCTTCGTCGGCCGAGTCGAGATCGGCGCCGCCTGGTCCAAGCGCTCGAATGAGGGCCGCGACTATCTGAGCCTCAAGCTCGACGATCCGAGTTTCACCGCTCCGATCTACGCCAACCTCTTCGACGACACCGTCATCGAAGGCGAAGAGAGCTACAGCCTTATCTGGTCGCGGTCACGCCGCCAGAGCGGCGATTGA
- a CDS encoding transcriptional regulator domain-containing protein gives MPSDWRDDKQYDHFDDLGVSGLAWECLRRNSRYRDDYELMREGGGAPADWGLRFRCKPTAQRTQRSDFLASNRSTRRRSTDRCSSGRGLDLCQSSRAHRISEDRRRRDFLGSA, from the coding sequence ATGCCGTCAGATTGGCGCGACGACAAGCAGTACGATCACTTCGATGATCTCGGTGTCTCCGGGCTCGCTTGGGAATGCCTTCGTCGGAACTCGCGCTATCGTGATGACTACGAGCTAATGCGGGAGGGCGGCGGCGCTCCAGCAGACTGGGGGTTACGATTTCGCTGTAAACCCACAGCTCAACGCACTCAGCGCTCCGATTTTCTGGCTTCCAACCGCAGCACCCGCCGTCGTTCAACTGATCGATGCTCTTCCGGACGTGGGCTTGACCTCTGCCAATCCAGCCGCGCGCATCGCATATCAGAAGATCGACGACGACGGGATTTCTTGGGTTCGGCTTAA
- a CDS encoding ribbon-helix-helix domain-containing protein, which produces MKKDRQNVYFDPSLSAELDALAARRNVSKSQIVEAALASYLSPDAADQREAAITRRLDRLTRVVERLERDVTIGNEALALFVRFWLTTTPPLPDTMRDAAQAKGRERYEGFVETLGRRLAKGSTFAKEVSQDIASGNSE; this is translated from the coding sequence ATGAAGAAAGATCGACAGAATGTGTATTTCGATCCGTCGCTGTCAGCCGAACTCGACGCTTTAGCGGCGCGGCGCAATGTGTCGAAATCTCAGATCGTCGAAGCGGCGCTGGCCTCCTATCTCTCACCTGACGCCGCCGATCAGCGCGAGGCTGCGATCACGCGACGCCTTGACCGTCTGACTCGCGTTGTCGAACGGCTCGAACGCGACGTGACGATCGGCAATGAGGCGCTTGCTCTGTTCGTCCGGTTCTGGCTCACGACGACTCCGCCATTGCCAGATACGATGCGCGATGCCGCGCAGGCGAAAGGCCGCGAGCGGTATGAAGGCTTTGTGGAGACCCTCGGAAGGCGGCTGGCGAAGGGGAGCACCTTCGCCAAAGAAGTTTCGCAAGACATCGCAAGTGGCAATTCGGAGTAA
- a CDS encoding DUF2840 domain-containing protein: MSGGATVELVWIEKQIEHWIRFGRIVRTTIQSRSGSTVAFDPGAVFAFVRWQANDFGTTESRIDILRAPRPGESYATVPQVTPGGDSLLRQSGWLKVERVLQFADAIEALGIDPADAAPDYWRHVHNRLSAGLEPRGYTAAQHRAWLLRQACPPDPLTLRAASAGSVS; this comes from the coding sequence ATGAGCGGCGGCGCCACTGTCGAACTCGTCTGGATCGAGAAGCAGATCGAGCACTGGATTCGCTTCGGCCGGATCGTGCGGACAACGATCCAGAGCCGCAGTGGCAGCACCGTCGCTTTCGATCCCGGCGCCGTCTTCGCCTTCGTCCGCTGGCAGGCGAACGACTTCGGGACTACGGAAAGCCGGATCGACATCCTGCGTGCGCCCCGACCGGGTGAGTCCTATGCGACCGTGCCGCAGGTGACACCCGGCGGCGATAGCCTGCTGCGCCAGTCCGGCTGGCTCAAGGTCGAACGGGTTCTTCAGTTCGCCGATGCGATCGAAGCGCTCGGCATCGACCCGGCCGACGCCGCGCCGGACTATTGGCGCCACGTTCACAACAGGCTGTCAGCAGGCCTGGAGCCGCGAGGCTACACAGCCGCTCAACATCGCGCCTGGCTCCTGCGCCAAGCCTGTCCACCCGATCCACTGACATTGCGAGCCGCGTCGGCGGGGAGCGTGTCATGA
- a CDS encoding lytic transglycosylase domain-containing protein: MSPAKPFRHCALVARLALCGLFQGVVISDVAYAETAPLKASKSSRSYAAYITQASLRFGIPEHWLVAIMRAESAGAARAESAKGAMGLMQIMPDTWEELRARYGLGRDPFDPRDNILAGAAYLRELHDRFGSPGFLAAYNAGPTRYAEHLATGRPLPRETRDYVATLMPLLSASVAAERREQSAILTVDWRTAPLFAAHDDRQSAADETHPGSGTDVYPPHTSGASDSLFPPHGTGDQR, encoded by the coding sequence ATGAGCCCCGCTAAGCCGTTTCGACACTGCGCGTTGGTTGCAAGGCTCGCCCTCTGCGGTCTGTTCCAAGGCGTTGTCATCTCTGACGTCGCCTATGCAGAGACCGCGCCTCTAAAGGCATCGAAAAGCAGCCGTTCCTATGCAGCCTATATCACCCAAGCCTCGCTGCGCTTCGGCATTCCGGAGCACTGGCTTGTCGCCATCATGCGCGCGGAAAGCGCCGGGGCTGCACGGGCGGAAAGCGCGAAAGGCGCGATGGGGCTGATGCAGATCATGCCCGACACCTGGGAGGAACTGCGCGCGCGTTACGGTCTGGGGCGCGATCCGTTCGATCCGCGCGACAACATTCTCGCCGGCGCCGCTTATCTGCGCGAACTGCATGACCGCTTCGGATCGCCGGGCTTTCTCGCCGCCTACAATGCGGGACCGACACGCTACGCCGAGCATCTAGCTACAGGCCGACCGTTGCCCCGAGAAACCCGCGATTATGTGGCGACGCTGATGCCGCTCCTCAGCGCGTCGGTTGCAGCAGAACGGCGAGAGCAGAGCGCAATTCTGACCGTGGATTGGCGCACGGCGCCACTCTTCGCCGCGCATGATGATCGACAATCGGCTGCTGACGAAACGCACCCAGGCAGCGGCACCGACGTTTATCCTCCGCACACATCGGGCGCCTCCGACAGCCTTTTCCCGCCACATGGAACCGGGGATCAGCGATGA
- a CDS encoding helix-turn-helix domain-containing protein, whose product MDIREVFGANLQYFREKAGLSQAALADRMGVDRAHISAMERGQQNVTIITLWHVAEALDVKPAELLDDQRKSREA is encoded by the coding sequence ATGGATATTCGGGAAGTATTTGGCGCGAACCTTCAGTATTTTAGGGAAAAAGCCGGCCTCAGCCAGGCCGCTCTGGCGGATAGGATGGGCGTTGACCGCGCTCATATAAGCGCGATGGAACGCGGGCAGCAGAACGTCACTATCATCACCCTCTGGCACGTGGCCGAGGCACTTGACGTCAAACCGGCCGAACTCTTGGACGATCAGCGGAAAAGCCGAGAGGCATGA
- a CDS encoding DNA -binding domain-containing protein: MPSRQHRIADAPPYDAAVTVYDRNHLKLYMRLLDASEAGATLEDVASLLLGIDANKEPERARQVHDSHLSRARWMTEQGYRDLLKNGLSAG, encoded by the coding sequence ATGCCCTCGAGACAGCACAGGATCGCCGACGCGCCACCGTACGATGCGGCTGTGACGGTCTATGATCGCAATCACCTGAAGCTCTATATGCGCCTGCTCGATGCAAGTGAGGCCGGTGCAACGCTTGAAGATGTGGCGTCGCTCTTGCTCGGTATCGACGCCAACAAGGAGCCGGAACGTGCGCGCCAGGTCCACGACAGTCATCTATCCCGCGCTCGTTGGATGACCGAACAAGGCTACCGAGATCTTCTCAAGAACGGTCTTTCCGCAGGTTGA
- a CDS encoding relaxase/mobilization nuclease domain-containing protein yields the protein MSDRDNDMRIRPGRIRNKGTSARKAQSFVGQVMGAARKAGHTGYKLNGSKGRRRGSQFGRGRFAGAARGLSRTQRRVVIKARVVRHRGARFRSAPLAKHIAYLKREGVTRDGRDAGMFGVEADNVDDRAFAERCEEDRHHFRFIVSPEDADRLEDLRAYTRDLMNEAERDLGTKLDWIGVDHWNTDNPHIHVLVRGRADDGKDLVIARDYISRGFRSRAEQLVELELGPRSEQEIASGLQAEVTAERWTGLDRALQGLADDGAGVADLRLGSPEPRDPELRKLLIGRAQTLERLGLADKLAPTVWSLKPGAQQTLRELSIRGDIIKTMHRAMAGGPDRAQADFAIEDTPHAPVLGRLVERGLHDELSGEAYAVIDAVDGRVHHLRFNDLDATGDTPEGGIVETRVWRSNDGGGQRMALVGRSDLNLETQIGANGATWLDRVQLAKERAPLSMGGFGAEVRGALDRRGNHLVAEGLAIRNGRRITFAGDLLKTLRDRELDTAAAAIEAETGLPRRKPVDGDRISGTYRQRLDLASGRFAMVDDGLGFELVPWKPQLERHLGQTVMGTMTPGGGIDWSLGRKRGLGV from the coding sequence ATGAGCGACCGCGATAATGACATGCGCATCCGGCCCGGCCGTATCCGCAACAAAGGGACAAGCGCCCGGAAGGCGCAAAGCTTTGTCGGCCAGGTCATGGGCGCGGCCCGCAAGGCCGGACACACCGGATACAAGCTGAACGGTTCGAAAGGACGTCGTCGCGGATCGCAATTCGGCCGAGGCCGTTTCGCCGGCGCAGCGCGCGGACTGTCACGCACCCAGCGGCGCGTCGTCATCAAGGCGCGCGTCGTCCGTCATCGCGGCGCACGTTTCCGTTCCGCCCCGCTCGCCAAGCACATCGCCTATCTCAAGCGCGAGGGGGTGACCCGCGACGGTCGCGACGCAGGCATGTTCGGCGTTGAAGCAGACAACGTCGATGATCGCGCCTTCGCCGAACGCTGCGAAGAGGACCGGCATCATTTCCGCTTCATCGTCTCACCCGAAGACGCCGACCGCCTTGAAGACCTGCGCGCCTACACGCGCGACCTGATGAATGAGGCCGAGCGCGATCTTGGCACCAAGCTCGACTGGATCGGCGTCGATCACTGGAACACAGACAATCCGCACATCCATGTTCTCGTGCGGGGCCGCGCCGACGACGGCAAGGACCTTGTCATCGCCCGCGACTATATCAGCCGAGGGTTCCGCAGCCGCGCCGAGCAACTGGTCGAACTGGAGCTCGGGCCGCGCTCCGAGCAGGAGATCGCATCCGGACTTCAGGCTGAGGTGACAGCCGAACGATGGACGGGTCTTGACCGCGCGCTGCAAGGGCTTGCCGATGACGGCGCCGGCGTTGCCGATCTGCGTCTCGGGTCGCCGGAGCCGCGCGATCCAGAACTACGCAAATTGCTGATCGGCCGCGCGCAGACGCTCGAACGGCTCGGCCTCGCCGACAAGCTCGCCCCCACCGTGTGGTCGCTGAAGCCCGGCGCCCAACAGACGTTGCGCGAACTTTCCATCCGGGGCGACATCATCAAGACCATGCATCGCGCCATGGCGGGCGGACCCGATCGCGCGCAAGCGGACTTCGCCATTGAAGACACGCCTCACGCCCCGGTGCTGGGAAGACTCGTCGAACGTGGCCTCCATGACGAGCTGAGCGGTGAAGCCTATGCCGTGATCGACGCGGTGGACGGCCGCGTCCATCATCTGCGCTTCAACGATCTCGACGCCACGGGCGACACGCCCGAAGGCGGCATTGTCGAAACGCGTGTCTGGCGTTCGAACGATGGCGGTGGTCAGCGCATGGCCCTCGTCGGCCGCTCCGATCTCAACCTCGAAACCCAGATCGGTGCGAACGGCGCGACCTGGCTCGACCGAGTGCAACTGGCAAAGGAACGCGCGCCGCTCAGCATGGGCGGCTTCGGCGCCGAGGTCCGCGGGGCACTGGACCGGCGTGGCAATCATCTCGTCGCCGAAGGACTGGCGATCAGAAACGGCCGGCGCATCACCTTCGCCGGCGATCTTCTGAAAACGCTGCGCGACCGAGAACTCGACACGGCGGCGGCGGCTATCGAGGCCGAGACCGGCTTGCCTCGCCGCAAGCCCGTCGATGGTGATCGCATCTCCGGCACCTATCGCCAGCGGCTCGATCTCGCCTCGGGTCGCTTCGCCATGGTCGATGACGGTCTCGGCTTCGAACTCGTCCCGTGGAAACCCCAGCTCGAACGCCATCTCGGCCAGACCGTGATGGGAACGATGACGCCGGGCGGCGGGATCGACTGGAGCCTTGGCCGCAAGCGCGGGCTTGGCGTCTGA
- a CDS encoding DUF7146 domain-containing protein, with translation MNSAASEIARRLGREAEAVCRHYLSNGRKQGRYWIVGDIENTSGRSLYVRLTGPAHGPGAAGKWTDAATGEHGDLLDLIAGARQLRTFGETLDEARLFLSLPRPEPPTRERVVAPTGSPEAARRLFSMGRSVGGTLAERYLHRRGLSGLGDAPALRFHPCCYYWREGQPKDTPPETWPALLAKVTDGNGNLTGVHRTWLDPATARKAPLDPSRKAMGNLLGHGVRIGTASDILAAGEGLESTLSVRMALPNMPVISALSANHLAALILPTGLRRLYIAADNDEAGAMAAANLAERAGAVGVETIRLFSLGGDFNEDLRKLGRDDLGTHLGQQLATTDFSRLLSDEH, from the coding sequence ATGAACAGCGCTGCATCCGAAATCGCACGACGGCTCGGCCGCGAGGCGGAGGCCGTCTGCCGCCATTACCTCTCCAACGGCCGCAAGCAGGGCCGGTACTGGATCGTCGGCGACATCGAGAACACGTCCGGTCGCAGTCTCTATGTTCGCCTGACGGGACCAGCCCACGGTCCGGGCGCCGCCGGGAAATGGACAGACGCCGCCACGGGCGAACATGGCGACCTGCTAGATCTCATCGCCGGCGCCCGGCAACTTCGCACCTTCGGCGAGACGCTTGATGAGGCGCGGCTGTTCCTGAGCCTCCCACGACCCGAACCGCCAACTCGCGAACGCGTGGTCGCACCCACCGGATCGCCGGAGGCTGCACGGCGCCTCTTCTCCATGGGAAGATCTGTCGGTGGAACGCTCGCCGAGCGCTATCTTCATCGGCGCGGTCTTTCCGGGCTTGGCGACGCGCCAGCGCTGCGATTTCATCCGTGCTGCTACTATTGGCGAGAAGGTCAGCCCAAAGACACCCCACCGGAGACCTGGCCTGCATTGCTCGCCAAGGTCACGGACGGGAATGGCAATCTCACCGGCGTTCACCGCACATGGCTCGACCCGGCGACGGCTCGCAAGGCGCCCCTCGATCCATCACGCAAGGCGATGGGGAACCTGCTCGGCCATGGCGTGCGGATCGGAACTGCGAGCGACATCCTCGCTGCTGGCGAAGGGCTGGAAAGCACGCTCTCCGTGCGCATGGCCTTGCCCAACATGCCCGTCATATCCGCGTTGTCGGCCAATCATCTCGCCGCGCTGATCCTGCCGACCGGACTTCGGCGTCTCTACATTGCCGCCGACAACGACGAGGCAGGCGCCATGGCGGCGGCCAATCTGGCCGAACGCGCAGGAGCCGTCGGTGTCGAGACGATCCGGCTTTTTTCTCTTGGCGGCGACTTCAACGAAGACCTCCGCAAGCTCGGACGGGACGACCTAGGGACGCATCTGGGTCAGCAACTGGCCACGACCGACTTCTCACGGTTGCTTTCCGACGAACACTGA
- a CDS encoding conjugal transfer protein TraG, which translates to MPIKTQPTQATKILWGQIIIVSLVVVGFIWTATQWTAWRLGFQPQLGAPTTDILGWPIYPPWSFFVWWYFYDAYAPRVFVEGAIIAGSGGIAAIGVAIFLSVLRAREARDVTTYGSARWAERKDVESSGLLAADGVVLGRFENHYLRHDGPEHVLCFAPTRSGKGVGLVVPSLLTWPGSAIVHDIKGENWLLTAGWRARFTRTILFDPTDAKSAAYNPLLEVRRGDSEVRDVQNVADILVDPEGLLERRNHWEKTSHSLLVGAILHVLYAEADKTLAGVAAFLSDPGRPIEATLAAMMRTPHLGDRPHPVVAQVARELLNKSENERSGVLSTAMSFLGLYRDPVVARVTSRCDWRIKDLVSGARPTTLYLVVPPSDISRTKPLVRLVLNQIGRRLTEELNANRKRHRLLLMLDEFPALGRLDFFESQLAFMAGYGLKAFLIAQSLNQIEKAYGQNNAILDNCHVRVSFATNDERTAKRVSDALGTATEMRAMKNYAGHRLSPWLGHLMVSRQETARPLMTPGEIMQLPPDDEIVLVSGAPPIRGKKARYYADPQLNTRILSPPQLTADPSVPDKPQTDDWSDRAPIATPKPRKKATRDAGEDTDGGIRREPDLPEHEDIAPEPAPSAREEFAGLDDEPDDDAQRARQMQGRFKSIARQASLDADDGIEL; encoded by the coding sequence ATGCCGATCAAGACACAGCCAACACAGGCCACCAAAATCCTCTGGGGCCAGATCATCATCGTCTCGCTCGTTGTGGTCGGTTTCATCTGGACCGCAACACAGTGGACCGCATGGCGGCTCGGCTTTCAGCCTCAGCTCGGCGCGCCGACGACGGACATTCTCGGATGGCCGATCTATCCGCCCTGGAGCTTCTTCGTCTGGTGGTATTTCTACGACGCCTATGCGCCGCGTGTGTTCGTCGAAGGCGCGATCATTGCCGGCAGCGGCGGGATCGCCGCGATCGGTGTCGCGATTTTCCTCTCCGTCCTCCGGGCTCGCGAGGCGCGCGACGTAACCACCTACGGCTCAGCCCGATGGGCGGAGCGGAAGGACGTTGAATCGTCCGGGTTGCTTGCCGCGGACGGCGTCGTGCTTGGCCGCTTCGAGAACCACTACCTCCGGCATGACGGCCCGGAGCATGTGCTCTGCTTCGCGCCAACCCGCTCGGGCAAGGGCGTCGGCCTCGTCGTCCCGAGTCTCCTGACCTGGCCGGGCTCGGCCATCGTCCATGACATCAAGGGAGAGAATTGGCTGCTCACCGCCGGGTGGCGGGCGCGGTTCACCCGCACCATCCTGTTCGATCCGACCGACGCGAAGAGCGCGGCCTACAATCCACTGCTCGAAGTCCGGCGCGGCGACAGCGAAGTACGCGACGTCCAGAACGTCGCCGACATCCTCGTCGATCCGGAAGGTCTGCTCGAACGCCGGAACCATTGGGAGAAGACTAGCCATTCGCTGCTCGTCGGCGCGATCCTCCATGTCCTCTACGCCGAGGCGGACAAGACGCTCGCCGGCGTCGCCGCCTTCCTCTCTGATCCGGGCCGGCCGATCGAGGCGACGCTCGCGGCGATGATGCGCACACCGCATCTTGGCGACCGGCCGCATCCGGTCGTGGCGCAGGTGGCGCGCGAACTCCTCAACAAATCGGAAAACGAACGCTCCGGTGTTCTGTCTACGGCGATGAGTTTTCTGGGCCTCTATCGCGATCCCGTCGTCGCCAGGGTCACGAGCCGCTGCGACTGGCGGATCAAGGATCTGGTCTCTGGCGCGCGGCCGACCACGCTCTATCTCGTCGTGCCGCCCTCCGACATCAGCCGCACAAAGCCGCTCGTCCGGCTTGTGCTGAACCAGATCGGACGTAGGCTGACAGAAGAGTTGAACGCCAATCGCAAGCGCCATCGCCTGTTGCTGATGCTCGACGAATTTCCGGCGCTCGGGCGGCTCGACTTCTTCGAGAGCCAGCTCGCCTTCATGGCGGGCTACGGTCTGAAAGCCTTCCTGATCGCGCAATCCCTCAATCAGATAGAGAAGGCTTATGGGCAGAACAACGCCATCCTTGACAACTGCCATGTGCGGGTCAGTTTCGCGACCAATGACGAGCGCACCGCCAAGCGCGTGTCCGACGCCCTCGGCACGGCGACCGAGATGCGGGCGATGAAGAACTATGCCGGACACAGATTGTCGCCCTGGCTCGGCCATCTCATGGTCTCCCGGCAAGAGACCGCACGGCCTTTGATGACGCCTGGCGAGATCATGCAATTGCCGCCGGATGATGAAATCGTGCTCGTCTCCGGCGCGCCGCCGATCCGGGGGAAGAAGGCGCGCTACTATGCCGACCCGCAGCTGAATACACGCATCCTGTCGCCGCCGCAGCTGACTGCAGACCCTTCCGTGCCCGATAAACCGCAAACGGATGATTGGAGCGACCGGGCGCCCATAGCTACCCCCAAGCCAAGGAAGAAGGCCACCAGAGATGCGGGCGAAGACACCGACGGCGGCATCCGCCGCGAGCCGGACCTGCCCGAACATGAAGACATCGCACCGGAACCGGCGCCGTCCGCACGGGAAGAGTTTGCAGGCCTGGACGACGAACCGGATGACGATGCGCAACGCGCTCGCCAGATGCAGGGCCGGTTCAAAAGCATTGCGCGCCAAGCTTCGCTCGATGCCGATGATGGCATCGAGCTCTGA
- a CDS encoding DUF2493 domain-containing protein, giving the protein MTAETTEPMASSATAAVLEELQLYGYRPFADEPDPRPLPEADALQGAIADIFDALAATLEDTRLEPDLEDLLWSVTNLFHRTAARVDRDLDDNEQAQKRSQREQDGSEIRSVELEALTAQGTTLIERRNAYELMRDIAADHFETHIGQTWRPHSGSRISHRTLTAAMIDSRDYLSAKRRAEIEPLLPSGPRVAFSGGLDVTDHRAIWDALDRVKAKHADMVLLHGGSPKGAEKIAACWADNRKCQQIVFKPDWKRHGKAAPFKRNDALLEAMPIGLILFPGSGITDNLADKAKKLGVPLFDFRPKNNKAQAA; this is encoded by the coding sequence ATGACCGCCGAGACCACCGAACCAATGGCCAGCTCCGCAACCGCGGCCGTACTCGAAGAATTGCAGCTTTATGGCTATCGGCCTTTCGCCGACGAACCCGACCCGAGACCCTTGCCCGAAGCCGACGCCCTCCAGGGTGCGATAGCCGACATCTTCGACGCGCTCGCCGCCACGCTGGAAGACACGCGTCTCGAACCGGATCTCGAAGACCTGCTCTGGTCCGTGACCAACCTGTTTCATCGCACAGCGGCCCGCGTCGACCGCGACCTGGACGACAATGAGCAGGCCCAGAAACGCTCGCAGCGCGAACAGGACGGGTCGGAAATTCGCTCGGTCGAACTTGAAGCCCTGACGGCGCAAGGAACCACGCTGATCGAGCGGCGCAACGCTTACGAGCTCATGCGCGATATCGCCGCCGACCACTTCGAGACCCATATCGGTCAGACTTGGCGACCGCACTCGGGATCACGGATCAGTCACCGGACGCTGACGGCGGCCATGATCGACAGCCGCGACTATCTCTCGGCGAAGCGGCGCGCGGAGATCGAACCCCTCCTGCCAAGCGGACCACGGGTTGCGTTCTCCGGCGGACTGGACGTCACCGACCATCGGGCGATCTGGGATGCGCTGGACCGTGTGAAGGCCAAGCACGCCGACATGGTGCTCCTGCATGGCGGATCGCCCAAAGGCGCCGAGAAGATCGCCGCGTGCTGGGCCGATAACCGCAAATGCCAGCAAATCGTCTTCAAGCCGGACTGGAAGCGCCACGGCAAGGCGGCGCCGTTCAAGCGCAACGACGCGCTTCTTGAGGCGATGCCCATCGGCCTCATCCTCTTTCCGGGGTCGGGAATTACGGACAATCTGGCAGACAAGGCCAAAAAGCTCGGCGTCCCGCTCTTCGATTTCAGGCCGAAGAACAACAAAGCGCAGGCAGCGTGA
- a CDS encoding DUF2285 domain-containing protein, whose protein sequence is MGLTSANPAARIAYQKIDDDGISWVRLKNGVNLVGNLLSDRPVGLLLPLDDDWAVRLAAADRLYHQLVERDLHPPITRQRRERLKRALRTIDGRQRGASYRAVATVFFGAARVSAEPWKTSSLKAQIARLAAYGRMMIDHGYRNLLKGQSR, encoded by the coding sequence GTGGGCTTGACCTCTGCCAATCCAGCCGCGCGCATCGCATATCAGAAGATCGACGACGACGGGATTTCTTGGGTTCGGCTTAAAAACGGCGTTAATCTCGTTGGTAATTTGCTCAGTGATCGCCCCGTTGGCCTGCTACTTCCGCTAGATGACGACTGGGCAGTTCGGCTAGCCGCCGCTGATCGCCTATATCACCAACTTGTGGAGCGCGACCTGCATCCGCCTATCACGCGACAGCGACGCGAACGCCTGAAACGAGCCCTGCGAACAATCGACGGCCGCCAGCGCGGGGCCAGTTATCGCGCCGTCGCCACAGTCTTTTTTGGAGCCGCCCGCGTGTCCGCTGAGCCATGGAAGACCAGTTCGCTAAAGGCTCAAATCGCCCGCCTTGCTGCCTACGGACGAATGATGATCGATCATGGGTACAGGAATTTGCTGAAAGGGCAATCTCGGTAG
- a CDS encoding helix-turn-helix transcriptional regulator: MPDPNAGLPPRYLRTPEAAHFLGLSGRTLEKHRTYGTGPRYSKIGGRVVYAIEDLQAWVSRGEKNSTSDDTGDEVLPAKRHAAISPAYARKARS, encoded by the coding sequence ATGCCCGATCCCAATGCCGGACTTCCCCCACGCTATTTGAGAACGCCGGAAGCGGCCCATTTTCTCGGCCTTTCGGGGCGGACGCTCGAAAAACACCGGACCTATGGCACGGGGCCACGCTACTCGAAGATCGGCGGGCGCGTCGTCTACGCGATCGAGGATCTGCAAGCCTGGGTCAGCCGGGGAGAGAAGAACTCGACCTCGGACGACACGGGCGACGAGGTGTTGCCCGCCAAGCGGCATGCAGCGATCTCGCCCGCCTATGCACGGAAGGCCCGCTCATGA
- a CDS encoding DUF736 domain-containing protein yields the protein MAQIGQFTRTETGFTGRLHTLILYRELTLVPATSSDSENAPDYRIHHGDHDGPEIGAGWKRTGEKAGEYISLQIDDPTFAFPIRANLFKTDAEDEHWALHWNRPAKRSEKRDEPR from the coding sequence ATGGCTCAGATCGGTCAATTCACCCGCACAGAAACCGGCTTCACCGGACGCCTTCACACGCTCATTCTCTACCGAGAACTCACCCTCGTCCCGGCAACATCGTCGGACAGCGAAAACGCGCCCGACTATCGCATCCATCACGGCGATCACGACGGACCGGAGATCGGCGCCGGCTGGAAACGCACCGGCGAGAAGGCTGGTGAATACATCTCTTTGCAGATCGACGACCCGACCTTCGCATTTCCGATCCGCGCCAATCTCTTCAAGACGGATGCGGAAGACGAGCATTGGGCGCTCCATTGGAACCGCCCCGCAAAGCGTTCCGAGAAGCGTGATGAGCCCCGCTAA
- a CDS encoding S26 family signal peptidase: protein MTRFGYVMTTYFSVLAIGGLAFVHVSPKLIWNASASAPIGLYAVASDDDLAVGDLVVVDPPESLATYLAERGYLPEGVPLLKHVAALPGQRVCRDGAAVAVDDIPLAQAQPSDRFGRDLPVWQGCHFVAKTELFLLNPSHPDSLDGRYFGALPADAVIGRAVPILTDEDGDGHYVWRADHDADALENSSDRK from the coding sequence ATGACCCGGTTCGGATACGTCATGACGACCTATTTCTCGGTGCTCGCGATCGGCGGACTGGCCTTCGTTCATGTGAGCCCCAAGCTGATCTGGAACGCGTCCGCAAGCGCGCCCATCGGGCTATACGCCGTTGCGTCGGACGACGATCTTGCCGTAGGCGATCTGGTCGTCGTCGATCCGCCGGAATCGCTTGCGACCTATCTCGCCGAGCGCGGCTATCTGCCCGAGGGCGTACCGCTCCTCAAGCACGTCGCTGCGCTTCCCGGACAACGTGTCTGCCGCGATGGCGCCGCTGTCGCTGTCGACGACATCCCCCTGGCGCAGGCCCAGCCGAGCGACCGCTTCGGACGCGACCTGCCCGTTTGGCAGGGCTGCCACTTCGTCGCCAAGACGGAACTCTTCCTCCTGAATCCAAGCCATCCCGACAGTCTCGACGGTCGCTATTTCGGCGCACTCCCGGCAGACGCCGTGATCGGGCGCGCCGTTCCGATCCTCACCGATGAAGACGGCGACGGCCACTATGTCTGGCGCGCCGATCACGACGCCGACGCTCTCGAAAATTCTTCCGACCGCAAATGA